In one window of Enterobacteriaceae endosymbiont of Plateumaris rustica DNA:
- the atpC gene encoding ATP synthase F1 subunit epsilon — MYKEYFLNIISVEKKIFSGLVNKIKISGIEGYLSIYPGHIPLLTLIKPGVIYITQKNNNKYIYISRGILEIKKKQVNILADIAIKSSDLNESKILLKKYQIEKKIKKNIFNQKYFLDKKELNKIIAQLKVIQLTKKNNK; from the coding sequence ATGTATAAAGAATATTTTTTAAATATTATTAGTGTAGAAAAAAAAATATTTTCTGGTTTAGTAAATAAAATAAAAATATCAGGAATAGAAGGTTATTTAAGCATATATCCTGGTCATATACCTTTATTAACTTTAATAAAACCAGGAGTTATATATATAACTCAAAAAAATAATAATAAATATATTTATATCTCAAGAGGAATATTAGAAATCAAAAAAAAACAAGTTAATATTTTAGCAGATATCGCTATAAAAAGTTCTGATTTAAATGAATCAAAAATTTTATTAAAAAAATATCAAATAGAAAAAAAAATAAAAAAAAATATTTTTAATCAAAAATATTTTTTAGATAAAAAAGAATTAAACAAAATTATAGCTCAATTGAAAGTAATTCAATTAACAAAAAAAAATAATAAATAA
- the atpG gene encoding ATP synthase F1 subunit gamma, protein MNFIKEIKNKIEGINNTKKITRAMEMVTVFKMRKSQKKMFSSKLYISLLNELINNIYLYNNNINFQHQYLLNGKTIKNIGYIVITTDKGLCGNFNNNLLKLLLNDIKKWKKKFVNIKLAIIGHKGLFFFKKIDIQIVSKIINLKTNNINISKIINIITCMLNLYKNSHIDKLFIVYNKYVNTVVQIPTIFQILPLLLNNILKKNIKKNNYLYEPNLFTIIDYILNNYVQFQIYHFFLENLVGEHASRIISMKTATDNANIFIKDLKLLYNKVRQSNITQELNEIIAGASAIQ, encoded by the coding sequence ATGAATTTTATAAAAGAAATAAAAAATAAAATAGAAGGTATAAATAATACAAAAAAAATTACTAGAGCTATGGAAATGGTTACTGTATTTAAAATGCGTAAATCACAAAAAAAAATGTTTTCTAGTAAACTATATATTTCTTTGCTAAATGAATTAATTAATAATATTTATTTATATAATAATAATATAAATTTTCAACATCAATATTTATTAAATGGTAAAACTATAAAAAATATAGGTTATATTGTTATAACAACAGATAAAGGATTATGTGGAAATTTTAATAATAATTTACTTAAATTATTATTAAATGATATAAAAAAATGGAAAAAAAAATTTGTTAATATTAAATTAGCTATTATAGGTCATAAAGGATTATTTTTTTTTAAAAAAATTGATATTCAAATAGTATCAAAAATAATAAATTTAAAAACAAATAATATTAATATATCAAAAATTATTAATATTATTACATGTATGTTAAATTTATATAAAAATTCTCATATTGATAAATTATTTATAGTTTATAATAAATATGTAAATACTGTAGTACAAATTCCAACGATATTTCAAATATTACCATTATTATTAAATAATATATTAAAAAAAAATATAAAAAAAAACAATTATCTTTATGAACCAAATCTATTTACAATTATTGATTATATATTAAATAATTATGTTCAATTTCAAATATACCATTTTTTTTTAGAAAATTTAGTTGGAGAACATGCATCTAGAATAATTTCTATGAAAACAGCTACTGATAATGCTAATATTTTTATTAAAGATTTAAAATTATTATATAATAAAGTTAGACAATCAAATATCACTCAAGAATTAAATGAAATTATTGCTGGTGCGTCTGCAATACAATAA
- the atpD gene encoding F0F1 ATP synthase subunit beta: MIFGKIIQIIGPVIDVSFPHDKIPKIYDALKIKNNNIILEVQQQLGDGVVRTLAMSSSEGLQRGLKVINLKHGIKVPVGKCVLGRILNVLGEPIDMKGKIPSSFERREIHQNPPLFINISHSLEFLETGIKIIDLICPFSKGSKIGLFGGAGVGKTINIMELIRNIAVEHSGYSVFVGVGERTREGNDFYLEMLESKIINKVVLIYGQMNEPPGNRLRVALTGLTISEKFRDDGSNVLLFIDNIYRYTLAGSEVSALLGRIPSAVGYQPTLSEEMGTLQERITSTNNGSITSIQAIYIPADDLTDPSPVTTFSHLDATIVLSRQIASLGIYPAIDPLNSTSRQLDPLIIGKDHYNTAQNVKSILQRYEELKDVIAILGIDELSNEDKLIISRARKIQKFLSQPFFVAEMFTGIKGKYVSLKDTIKGFKGIINGDFDHLPEQNFYMVGSIEDVINKSKKNKI, translated from the coding sequence ATGATATTTGGAAAAATTATTCAAATAATTGGACCTGTAATTGATGTTAGTTTTCCTCATGATAAAATACCTAAAATATATGATGCTTTGAAAATAAAAAATAATAATATTATTTTAGAAGTACAACAACAATTAGGAGATGGAGTAGTTCGTACTTTAGCAATGAGTTCTTCAGAAGGGTTACAAAGAGGATTAAAAGTTATTAATTTAAAACATGGTATTAAAGTTCCTGTTGGAAAATGTGTTTTAGGAAGAATATTAAATGTTTTAGGTGAACCAATAGATATGAAAGGTAAAATACCTTCATCTTTTGAAAGAAGAGAAATACATCAAAATCCCCCTTTATTTATTAATATATCTCATTCATTAGAATTTTTAGAAACCGGTATAAAAATTATTGATTTAATTTGTCCTTTTTCTAAAGGTAGTAAAATAGGTTTATTTGGTGGTGCAGGTGTAGGTAAAACAATAAATATAATGGAATTAATTCGTAATATTGCAGTAGAACATTCTGGATATTCAGTTTTTGTAGGAGTAGGTGAAAGAACTAGAGAAGGAAATGATTTTTATTTAGAAATGTTAGAATCTAAAATTATAAATAAAGTTGTTCTAATATATGGACAAATGAACGAACCTCCAGGAAATAGATTAAGAGTTGCTTTAACAGGATTAACTATTTCAGAAAAATTCAGAGATGATGGAAGTAATGTATTATTATTTATTGATAATATTTATAGATATACTTTAGCTGGAAGTGAAGTTTCTGCCTTATTAGGTAGAATACCATCCGCAGTAGGTTATCAACCTACTCTTTCAGAAGAAATGGGTACTTTACAAGAAAGAATTACATCTACTAATAATGGTTCTATAACTTCTATACAGGCTATTTATATTCCAGCAGATGATTTAACTGATCCTTCACCAGTTACAACATTTTCTCATTTAGATGCAACTATAGTTCTTAGTAGACAAATTGCTTCTTTAGGTATTTATCCAGCAATAGATCCATTAAACTCTACTAGTCGTCAATTAGATCCATTAATTATAGGTAAAGATCATTATAATACAGCACAAAATGTAAAATCTATATTACAACGTTATGAAGAATTAAAAGATGTAATTGCTATTTTAGGAATAGATGAACTATCTAATGAAGATAAACTTATTATTTCTCGAGCAAGAAAAATTCAAAAATTTTTATCACAACCGTTTTTTGTAGCTGAAATGTTTACAGGAATTAAAGGAAAATATGTAAGTTTAAAAGATACTATAAAAGGTTTTAAAGGTATTATTAATGGTGACTTTGATCATTTACCAGAACAAAATTTTTATATGGTTGGTTCAATAGAAGATGTAATAAATAAATCAAAAAAAAATAAAATATAA
- the atpA gene encoding F0F1 ATP synthase subunit alpha — protein MKLKATEISELIKNKINNYNILDQYYNEGIIISIADGIIKIYGLTDIKEGEIISLPENTYAIALNLEIDFVCAIVLGSYLHLIEGMKVKGTGNQLTIPVGKKLMGRVIDTLGNPIDGKGNLNYEYLSPIEVPAPTVIDRCPVNQPLQTGYKFIDAIIPIGRGQRQLIIGDRQTGKTTLAIDTIINQKNTNIKCIYVGIGQKQTTISHIINILEINNVLKNTIIITAFASDTAILQYLVPYAGCTIGEYFRDRGEDALIIYDDLSKQSIAYRQISLLLKRPPGREAFPGDIFYIHSRLLERSARVNNFYVEKFTKGNIKNKTGSLTAFPIVETQAGDISAFIPTNIISITDGQIFLDKNLFNSGIRPAIDPGISVSRVGSAAQNNIIKKLSSNIRLILAQYKELAIFSQFSSELDKKTKEYLINGKKIIEILKQEPYKPLSIKNQVLILFAIHKKYINLIDLKNIKNFEYNLIYYSNLNFKKFLYKINKNCIYNQDIENKLNFIFNNFLSNFK, from the coding sequence ATGAAACTAAAAGCAACAGAAATTAGTGAATTAATAAAAAATAAAATCAATAATTATAATATATTAGATCAATATTATAATGAAGGAATTATCATTTCTATTGCTGATGGTATAATAAAAATATATGGACTTACAGATATTAAAGAAGGAGAAATTATTTCTCTACCAGAAAATACTTATGCTATAGCTTTAAACTTAGAAATAGATTTTGTTTGTGCTATAGTGTTAGGTTCTTATTTACATTTAATAGAAGGAATGAAAGTTAAAGGTACTGGAAATCAACTTACTATTCCAGTAGGAAAAAAATTAATGGGTAGAGTTATAGATACATTAGGAAATCCTATTGATGGTAAAGGTAACCTTAATTATGAATATTTATCTCCTATTGAAGTACCAGCACCTACTGTAATTGATCGTTGTCCAGTAAACCAACCATTACAAACAGGATATAAATTTATTGATGCTATTATTCCTATTGGTAGAGGACAAAGACAATTAATTATTGGAGATAGACAAACTGGAAAAACTACATTAGCTATTGATACTATAATAAATCAAAAAAATACTAATATAAAATGTATATATGTAGGTATTGGTCAAAAACAAACAACTATTTCTCATATAATAAATATATTAGAAATAAATAATGTATTAAAAAATACAATTATTATTACTGCATTTGCATCAGATACAGCTATATTACAATATTTAGTTCCATATGCTGGATGTACTATAGGTGAATATTTTAGAGATAGAGGAGAAGATGCTTTAATTATATATGATGATTTATCAAAACAATCTATTGCATATAGACAAATATCTTTATTATTAAAACGTCCTCCTGGAAGAGAAGCATTTCCAGGAGATATTTTTTATATTCATTCTCGTTTGTTAGAAAGATCTGCTAGAGTAAATAATTTTTATGTTGAAAAATTTACTAAAGGAAATATAAAAAATAAAACAGGTTCTTTAACAGCTTTTCCTATAGTAGAAACTCAAGCTGGTGATATTTCTGCTTTTATTCCAACAAATATAATTTCTATAACAGATGGACAAATTTTTTTAGATAAAAATTTATTTAACAGTGGAATAAGACCAGCTATAGATCCTGGTATTTCTGTTTCTAGAGTTGGTAGTGCAGCTCAAAATAATATTATAAAAAAATTATCTTCTAATATACGTTTAATTTTAGCCCAATATAAAGAATTAGCTATTTTTTCTCAATTTTCGTCAGAATTAGATAAAAAAACTAAAGAATATTTAATAAATGGTAAAAAAATAATAGAAATTTTAAAACAAGAACCATATAAACCATTATCTATAAAAAATCAAGTTCTTATATTATTTGCAATACATAAGAAATATATAAATTTAATAGATTTAAAAAATATTAAAAATTTTGAATATAATTTAATATATTATAGTAATTTAAATTTTAAAAAATTTTTATATAAAATTAATAAAAATTGTATTTATAATCAAGATATTGAAAATAAATTAAATTTTATTTTTAATAATTTTTTATCTAATTTTAAATAA